DNA from Pecten maximus chromosome 18, xPecMax1.1, whole genome shotgun sequence:
GTAAATTCATAAATTGGTTTAATTTTTACAATGTGTCGCCAATTGCCATAGTTACAGCTCGTTGAAGTTGTACTCCTTAGCAACCAAAAATACAACGTTATGTAATTTACATCAATTCAATACCTGCTCTGTGCATCTTTATCAGGATAAAAAATCAGTCCAGCTTAGAATTAAATTAACCACAACTAATTTCTCAAACCAGTGTGAATAGTACTATAGAACAATGCACTTATGTGTCCTTAGCAACAATGTTTTCCCCTTAGCAACCCTTGGTGAATCAgcttaacattatttttatgcataaaatatgcatatgtttACGTTGTATTTTCTTGAATTTATAAGTACCTTGGTGACTTTTTATAATTATGTCACATATAGTATACACTTTATCCATGGTTAGCGTGCTTCCATAGCAACCAATTAACCATTTATAGTTCACTTAGCAACCCCTATTAAATCAGGTCACAGACAAAGGAAAACTTATTTGTGTATCGAAATTGGcacattttcaataaaaacttGCCGAATTTCTAAATAAAGAGCAAACAGGAACTCATTTATTATAACGTTTCTATAGCAGCTGATACAATATGCCTTGTCAAAGCAAAGTCGAGTTCTGCAAACTCTAACTTCATTTTAGTATAATTAtcattcattattttttgtttcatttggaaATCATGAATATCACTTCAGCCTCGATGTGGTGTTTTAGCAAGTATCCGTTTCATGTTTTGgtttaaatattgtaacaacATTTTACATCTTGTTTACAAACTTGCGACTCGGAGGTGACGggctagtggtaggatgttggaacaccttaaccactcatgATCGACCACTGCTGCCCTTATTTCAATGATCTTTGCCTTCTTGTAtgctttgtttatttgttgatcAAAGTCCATCAATCTATCTTCGTTATGTTTTaaccaacaacaaaacaaacacttcTGATTAAATTGTCTCTTAGGATATGATTTTAATCATCAATAATAAGCCATcaataacattttgataatcatttaattaatgtataatgtatgttcTATTTCATTTCTCAACAGAATGGATGTTTTACAATGTAATGTCTAAGACGCATGTTCATTCAAACAACAAATAGCATTAGAATACCAGTATTATCGCTTTCTTTAACAAATAGTTTGAATTCGGTAACAGGGTCGTTAATCTACATTTGTGTGGTGGTGGTTTCTTTTCCCTATCACTGCAGAATAACAATATCATCttcaaaatatacaacacaaaataaaaaaaaacaccatcaCCATTATCAGCCTGTGACTAGAGATTTTTCATGGTACTCTTTATCTCCCTATTTCATCTTGACAATGTCACAGGCTGAATTCCCGGACTGTGGACCGGCAGACtatgttgaaaatgaaaatatttaagcAAATGATTAAATTGTTTACTGGGGAACATggtattaaaacatttataccTTCATCAACATAGTCTGGTTGccttatgtttttttttattttttattttttttttatatttttattgattggtTGAAGTAAGTTAGAATTAAGAACCAGTAACTTACTTTTTGAAAAAAGTTAAACACACACATAACACATAACTGACATATTAGCCATGCCATAAATATCATATGACACATGTGCAATAACACCAGGTATGTCATAAATAATCACATCAACCGATTGTCTCTGTAGTGACAATTTTAGAAtaatgttgtctgttttataCTGGGTACATTTGATCTTACAGGTATTTTCTTGTGAATATATAAGTTCTATGAGAAGTAGAATTGTACACATAAACCAGTTCAATAAATTAACCTTTTGAATATTGACACTCATGTGAGATCCTGTAATCATTCTTCTATTGTCTCACTCGAATCACTGCTTTCATCAACGCCATCAGACTCGTCCATTACTACTGGCATGTGTGCAGCATCTTCCAATGCATCTGCCTAATTCCTGACTCCACTTATGGAAGGTTGGTGTCTGGCAAAACCCAAGTACCAGATAGCAGAAGAGACGTGCGCATATGTACCAAGGACTCTGGCTCCAGCCCGACACTGACAATACCAGCTGGTAACATAGGCCTCATCATACTGGATCCAGAGCATGTACTTCTTCGAGGAGATATGTCTACTCTGAATCTGCACTCGAACAATGTTGGATATATCACCATTGGCCATGATGATGTAATCTCCATCATCAGTCAAATGCTCCTGGGTGTAACTTTGAGCCAGTTTCAGTTGGTACACACCAAATGTTATGTTTCGCGCATCTTCCTCAGACAACTTCGGGAACTGTGGTACCACTTCAGAGGCATCAAGCTTGACCCACACACCTGTTCGTCTGTCCAGCCTTTCACTGATGACGCGCTCTTGTAAACCGTTCTGCTTGCTGGCCAGCACCtgaaattataaaatcatttgatgTATTACGTGTAAAAGTACGTGAAGTATTAAATTATATGTGGCAATCATAATCAAAACTTAGATCTTAGTTTAACTTCAGTCTTGTCTATCTCTATATAATCTTTCATGtcatattttatcaaatgattGTGTGGAAACAAATCACAAAGACGTAAGctaataaattatgtaaaaaattTGCCCAACTTCAGACTAAAAACTGTCtttgaaatatgttatttaGTTATGTTGCAAAAACCAAAGTGTGTATGGACACTTCACTTAGCATAATATGCAACATTATTTTCACAGGTGTATAGAAATGTATTGCTTGATAcaaaagtatatacatataatgcaTACCTTCATCTTTGCACCAAGCAGTTGATCCTCCTCCGAGTCTCCTCTATTTAGTGGTGTAAGGTACCTGTTGCATAATGCACAAATCAACTGCACATAGTCTCCAATGTATGGTATCTGATTGTTGGGGACAATGTTTTGGAGAAATTTCCACTGCTTGATGCGTCCATTCACAGATTCCACAATCCATCGAATCTTGGTGACTAAACGGGATGAATTAGCCTCCTCTGTGGTGAACTGTTTCTGACCTCTTGAAAGGAAACGTGGCATTTCGGTGTGGATACCCATTTCTGTCAGCATATCGATGGAATCCCTAAACCCTCTGTCAACAACCATGACATCCTCTTCCTTTATCCACTCCGTCAAATTCTCCATGTTTCCTTTGACATTGTGTTTCAGGATATTGGCATCGTTGTTCTTGTAATCTGCTAGGTAGGGTCCAAGAACAGAAACAATATATCCAGTGGTAGTTACATACATCATGGGCTTCACCAGGGGTCTATTCTTATGCATGCTGTATGATCGTCTCTGGAATTTGAAGTTGTGATACTTTTGGATATAGATGTATGTTCCATCCAAGACAAGAATTGCAGGCTTGTTTATAATACTGCCAAAAAGCTCCTGAGCCAAGGGTCTGGTATGCTCCTTAATCACTTCATTTCCAGTAATATGTTGGAATCCTACATAGTTCCTAGTAAAATGCTCAGACAATGCTTTCCTAGCCGAAACAATGGCTCGTTGTACACTAGATTTCCCAATGTTAAAGAGTGTTGAGAGCAGTTTGTTTGAAATACCTGCACGTAGTTTAACTAACAGTAGGGCAACACATGTCCGCATTGTTCTGTTCTTTGTTGATCTGATATTACTGTCTTTAATATGTGAGCAAACATCATCAAAGTTCTCTTTTGTGATTCCTGTCAGACTTAGGTAATCCGAATCTTGTAGTGAACTACCTTGATTGAAATCTATTCTGTACTTTTGATTATTTATGGCAATTGACCTTACATTATTAATCAGTTCCATAGTGTCACTCCTGTTAAGGTTTGAGTGGTCCTGTCCTTTGAAAGAATCTCCAAGGTAGTTTGTTAATGCATGATCAGTAAAGAAACCATCATCAAGGTGACCTATACAGCATCTTGCACCCGCCAATAGTAATTTTCCATTCTCTACAAACAACCTGTAGCGGCAATCAGATGGTACCACAATAAGTTTATGTCCCCGGCGCTTGCATACACAGCATGTTGAGTGGCTCTTACCAGTACTTCCTATTGGCAGTGCAATGTTTTTAGGACTCACAAtacctaaaacaaaaacagacataAATGTTTATCAACGATACTGCAAAAATCTAACACAAGAGATATGTAAAacaagtttatttattattttatgaaaCAAGCCTTTTGTGAGATCCAGGTAAAAATATAAGATAGACAATATAGCATAAGTGTCTTATAATATTGAATGAGTTTATGAACTGTGTATTCtatttaccagggtattatacCACTCGAGAAACATAAgctatttcaatatttcactaTAAAAGGCTATTTGTTCACTAGACAATAGTGACATAATGTATAATAACATGACGTCATTTATCTACCCTCAGTAACTTTGgttaaattttgttttggtttattttgcttaacgtcctatgaacagcCAGTGTCAATTAAGGATGTgtggtcagtacctggtaactgccccaagtgggtttcaaactcgcaacccagaggtggagggctagtggtatAATGTTGGCACATCAGTATTACGACCCATTTGCAGGTGTATAATGTAGGTGTGCTTTATCAGTTTTATAACACTCCTTTATTACATAGAAAATGACCTGTgctatatatgataatattatagtCATGGTTATATTTTCAGATGAAAAATTAAATGCCccttattgtatatattaaccTAACTAAATGGAAAAGTAAATATCACTTAAAAtgtgtatcaaattatcaatacaaataatGCATGAAGAGTGTATCACAGCAATGGCCAGAGACCAGTACAGCTAGAGGAAGATTCGCTATCAGATGTAATtgcagaaaacaaaatgttttaccTTCTGCTTTTTGTCTTTTAGTTTTTGGAATATAGTCAACATCACATATGTTGCTTGGCACTTGAACAGGCTCTCCAACTACTGGTAAATGTTCATCTGATGTTCTACGGAATTTTATGTAGCATTTCCCACATGTTGTTAGAGTTTCATCATTGTTGGTGATATTCAAGTACTCTCTGTACGATTTGTAGGTCTCCCCAGTAATGTGACGCCTTCCCTCTGGTTTTGTCTGCTTGTTGCAGCATGCACATCTGTAATTCTTTTGTCCTGgcatactgaaaaaaaaaattaaaatcaattaaaacaaactGATTAGCAAGCaaacatataaatgtaaaagCCAAGGTGACAATGTTCTCTGCTTCATAATAGAAATGTATTATGTCAGGGTTTTTTGTGATGGTTATGACTTGACATTCAAgattatttatcatatgaatAATATGTCTATAAAACATTGATCAAGTAATTATTGAGATATGTTGCATTTAAACATCATTTCTTTCATGGTGATATAAAAAAGATGAATGCGAGTAGATCTAGAGGGAACGTAGACTCGGGAGAGAACAGGTTTCAAAgtgtttaattttgtaatatatatgtgtatgaaaTTGAAGGAAGATACATTTTGTACCGCATTGTATACAAAACTATTAGCATTATGGTTTACAGAACTTTCAGAGCTTTTGggatatttcagtaaaacaGAGATTAATGAAGCATTGTCCTCCGACTATGCCTACACAACACCCGACTTCGTTGATTATAATTATAGTCTAACTTTCAAGGCCCCCTTCAACGCCATTGGCGAAAAAATTCTGTATCTATTCCCGAGTGCCGCACTTTCCAAACAGAATACACTGTGATTGATGCAGAATGAACTACTTCGAATTATTGGTACAGTATCATCGATTATTAGCTATCCAATGCTGATATGGAGTTTGGTATACGTGTGttaagcaaaacaaaaaaatatcactgaaaaaaaaacgtaaacAAGTCACGATGGATGCAGGCGGGTCAAAGTTCAGTTCGCTTCTACTAGATAAAGTTATTAATCGAAGACTTTATTGATATTCTAGGGATATTAAGctacagaaataaataatgGGTTGTCTTGAAATGTATATAGTCTGTCGATAACTCGCAATATGTTCTCAACTTTGGAGTTTGACCGTGCGACTGATATCTAAAAATAGCATCATAACAACCGACTCGCTGGTCATGCCGTGTCAAGCAGAGCACTTGCTCATGTGGCATATCTTAAGATTATTAAACCAAAATACTTGCCTGGAATAAGCTACAGATACATTGTTTTGCTTATGTATCCAATAAAATGCAGATGCAAGTTCTAAATTGCAGAAATCCCTGTTGTAAACAAACAGCTGTCAGTCGTCTGCCAATTTGTCAGCCGCAGAGTAAACGCCGACACGACAAAAATCCGGATAATAAATGGGAAAAGAAATGTCgacaatttaattttttttaaatcaagaaGAAAGATTTATTGAATACAGTAtcagaaaataaatgtttatgttgAAATCGGGGCCTTATATACCATCTTTTTCTAATGCGTACTATATATGGGTATTTCGcggttatatatattttccgGAATAGGACTTGACCCGGTTGTTAGAAAATCATAGCGATGCATACCCCAAGAcgattattttattatttcagatTTGAAGGGCAGCCTAATCGAGTAACaacaccaaattttgtcagCAAGTATAAATTACAATTATTAACATTATATTGAAATTTCTTATTGTTACACGATTAGGCTCATACTTTATTTCTGCAAAGTATTCATCATTTTTGCCGGATTCAGCTCATTTGAAGAATCTGGCAATGATCAGGGGACCCCGACGGGGAAATAAggtattttcagattttttttttttttttttttaaataacatcGGTTTTAGCTCAATaatacagaaaaagaaaaaaaacagacacaatttaacatttttattttcctgttattCTGGGCCAAAATCACCAGTTAGTGGACTTTATcctttagtcgcctcttacgatcatgcaatgggggcagcatgtacaattcttacgccctacctgcagggcaggcgAAGGCGGGTAACTCGTGACATGGCCATGCGGTTTGAGAGATGAAGACGTTTATATAGACATAATTAGCATAGGACAGATGATTATTTTGTCTTCGCAGAGCCTACCAAGTACTGAGATATTAGATGTCTGGCAGCATGTTCCAGATAGCTGCCAAAATGATGACCCCACAGTGTAAAATTAATTGAGCTATTGAACTGTTTTCAACAAaagtttcatttttgtaaaataaatacctTAATGCAGGTTTGACTTGTACTTTGGTTCTTGGTATTGACAAACAGTTTCCACATTTCTTAATGAACAATGTAGACAATTTGgatgtatgtatttcatttatatacacCAAATGTCTATTTTAACTGTAACAGagtttattatattaaatttatttcaatgcatCTGCTTTctatttcatatgtaggttgcccttggtccctagttatgcatattgcattttcggataacaattggtttggtttggtttattttgtttaacgtcctattaacatctaaggtcatttaaggacggcctcccgtgcgtgcgacatacatgcgtgtggtgagtgcgtatgtgtgttttgggaggctgcggtgtgttcgtgttaagtctccttgtgataggccggaacttttgccgatttatagtgctacctcactgaagcatactgccgaagacacccagcatcacaccccacccggtcacattatactgataacgggcgaaccagtcgtcacactccttgtatgctgagcactaagcagaagcagcaactaccatttttaaagactgtggtatgtctcggccaggggacagaaccaaaagccttcctcacaggggcgaacgctcaactaaaggccaaaagtgaggcagtgtcaagggagacgttaggaagaagaaagttgttaagaaagagaaacgataagatcccaaatttagtcgcctcttacgatcatgcaatgggggcagcaggtacaattcttacgccctacctgcagggcagaatgAATAgagacaggcagccatctttgattttgacaattgaagtttgttatcgctatttctgagaaagttggttggttggttgattttgtttaacgtcctattaaagtaaggaagagatctttctcaaatttcatttgtaggttccccttggtctgctgttatgtatattgcattttgggaccgatcataaacaacatggccgacaggcagccatcttggattttgacaattgaagtttgttatcgctatttctcagaaagaactgaaggatctttctcaattttcatatgtagcttctccttggtccgtcgtattgcatttttggaccaatctgaaaacagtgtcgacagacaaccattatcgctaaatctcaaatttcatatataagtttcccttgttaAAAAAGCattggagggatgtttctcaattgaTACAGATTAGAAAGAGtaagggaaaaaaagagaaaagatcaatctgacatggaacctatgaagatcattcaatggtgggcgccaagatccctctgggatctcttgtttaatatTGAGTTGCTGCTGCTTCTGGTCAATGACCTCTTCTGACGTCAGCCCAAAGTATCGCTTAACAGCATCCTTCTTCCTTTTTCCTAATTGTGTTTTTGGTGTCGGGTAGGACATCACATCTGCATCCGTGTCATTGGGTGATGAAGAATTGGTGAAGGGAAAGCTCGCATTCACCGATTCCTAAGAATGCAAGAAGTAGTGAGTATATTGGTATTGTCTTAATATGTACAACATTTTTTGTACAATTCAGACGAAAGATAATTTTCGGAGATGACAATGTAcattcatatatgtattttaatattgGGTATCGTTGGAACATATCCTGACTTCAtttcaaaacaacaaagaaaattatattACCTGATTGTTGCTCTGTAACGCTGACAAAACATCACCTTTCAAAAGCGCTTGAAGGACATCTGAGTCCAACTCTATATTGTTCACCACATTTCAGATTTCATCTGGAACTGGAGAAGTCATTTATGTGGATGTGGACACTGGGGCAAGCACTGTTTGGAGGGACTCGGGCACATCGGCAGCCACTGGGGTGGTTACCGTAGGGTGGAGGGACGCCAGTTCATCGACGGACACTGAGATGGTTACCGTAGGGTGGAGGGACACCGGTACATCGACAGACACTGTGATGGTTACCGTAGGGTGGAGAGACACCGGTACATCGACAGACACTGGGATGGTTACCGTAGGGCGGAGGGACACCGGTACATCGACAGACACTGGGGTGGTTACCGTAGGGTGGAGGGACGCCAGTTCATCGGCGGACACTGGGGTGGTTACCGTAGGGTGGAGGGACACTGGTTCATCGGCAGACACTGAGATGGTTACCGTAGGGTAGAGGGACACCGGTACATCGGCAGTTTCGGCAGACACTGTTGCTGTAGCTGATACGGAAGCTGTGTTGCTTGCCCTCTGAAATAAAAAAGGGGAGGAAGTTCACCCATGTACACAAAGCTGTTTTCATTTACAAATGCGTACACTGAACTCATTTTCTTtggtaatattttacatttatatggtTATTCATTTATGccaatttatttcattttcaaagtcACATGATTAATGATAGGCCTTATCGCAAGTTTACATATTGACGTACGCTCTGCAGCCGTGTTGCAGAGTTTGGATGGAATGCCGCATTTGGAATGTCGTGCGCACCAAAGGGGTACACTCCACATGCCCGGAACCCGCTTTTCAGATTTGCTGCAGTCATACTTCGGACCCAGGCTTTCTCTAATAGGCCACAAAATGTC
Protein-coding regions in this window:
- the LOC117316313 gene encoding uncharacterized protein LOC117316313, which codes for MNRTYVSKYFDQLENVLKQNDLTNKPENLWNMDETGCSLSHNPGFIIAKTVFGPFKKAYNKVCGDLMNENPGTVVSKGTFCGLLEKAWVRSMTAANLKSGFRACGVYPFGAHDIPNAAFHPNSATRLQSRASNTASVSATATVSAETADVPVSLYPTVTISVSADEPVSLHPTVTTPVSADELASLHPTVTTPVSVDVPVSLRPTESVNASFPFTNSSSPNDTDADVMSYPTPKTQLGKRKKDAVKRYFGLTMPGQKNYRCACCNKQTKPEGRRHITGETYKSYREYLNITNNDETLTTCGKCYIKFRRTSDEHLPVVGEPVQVPSNICDVDYIPKTKRQKAEGIVSPKNIALPIGSTGKSHSTCCVCKRRGHKLIVVPSDCRYRLFVENGKLLLAGARCCIGHLDDGFFTDHALTNYLGDSFKGQDHSNLNRSDTMELINNVRSIAINNQKYRIDFNQGSSLQDSDYLSLTGITKENFDDVCSHIKDSNIRSTKNRTMRTCVALLLVKLRAGISNKLLSTLFNIGKSSVQRAIVSARKALSEHFTRNYVGFQHITGNEVIKEHTRPLAQELFGSIINKPAILVLDGTYIYIQKYHNFKFQRRSYSMHKNRPLVKPMMYVTTTGYIVSVLGPYLADYKNNDANILKHNVKGNMENLTEWIKEEDVMVVDRGFRDSIDMLTEMGIHTEMPRFLSRGQKQFTTEEANSSRLVTKIRWIVESVNGRIKQWKFLQNIVPNNQIPYIGDYVQLICALCNRYLTPLNRGDSEEDQLLGAKMKVLASKQNGLQERVISERLDRRTGVWVKLDASEVVPQFPKLSEEDARNITFGVYQLKLAQSYTQEHLTDDGDYIIMANGDISNIVRVQIQSRHISSKKYMLWIQYDEAYVTSWYCQCRAGARVLGTYAHVSSAIWYLGFARHQPSISGVRN